Proteins encoded together in one Rhinopithecus roxellana isolate Shanxi Qingling chromosome 3, ASM756505v1, whole genome shotgun sequence window:
- the SETD9 gene encoding SET domain-containing protein 9 isoform X4, which translates to MLPESVKSKYQDLLAVEHQGVKLLENRHQQQSTFKPEEILYKTLGFSVAQATSSLISAGKGVFVTKGLVPKGAVVSMYPGTVYQKYEPIFFQSIGNPFIFRCLDGVLIDGNDKGISKVVYRSCNGRDRLGPLKMSDSTWLTSEIHNPLAVGQYVNNCSNDRAANVCYQEFDVPAVFPIELKQYLPNIAYSYDKQSPLRCVVLVALRDISQGEELFSNYYTIVS; encoded by the exons ATGCTTCCAGAATCTGTTAAATCAAAATATCAAGACCTACTGGCAGTTGAACATCAAGGGGTGAAACTGCTTGAAAACAGACATCAACAGCAAAGTACCTTTAAACCGGAAGAAATTCTTTACAAGACTCTGGGTTTCAGTGTTGCCCAAGCAACTAGCTCATTGATTTCTGCTGGAAAAGGTGTCTTCGTtacaaaaggattggtaccaaaaGGCGCAGTCGTATCTATGTATCCTG GTACAGTATATCAGAAGTATGAGCCGATCTTTTTCCAGTCCATTGGaaatccatttatttttagatgCCTGGATGGGGTACTCATTGATGGGAATGACAAAGGAATATCAAAAGTTGTGTACAG ATCTTGCAATGGGAGGGATCGACTCGGCCCTTTAAAAATGAGTGACAGTACATGGCTAACGTCAGAAATTCATAACCCTCTGGCTGTGGGACAGTATGTCAACAATTGTTCCAATG ACAGAGCAGCTAATGTCTGTTATCAGGAATTTGATGTGCCTGCAGTTTTCCCTATAGAACTGAAGCAGTATCTTCCAAACATTGCCTACAGCTATGACAAACAAAG ccCACTTCGATGTGTTGTTCTTGTCGCACTTAGGGACATCAGTCAAGGAGAAGAGCTTTTTTCAAACTACTACACAATTGTCAGCTAA
- the SETD9 gene encoding SET domain-containing protein 9 isoform X1 has product MPGRLLRGLWQRWGRYKYRFVPWIALNLSHNPRTLRYVPEESKDKVISDEDVLGTLLKVFQALFLNDFNKQSEILTMLPESVKSKYQDLLAVEHQGVKLLENRHQQQSTFKPEEILYKTLGFSVAQATSSLISAGKGVFVTKGLVPKGAVVSMYPGTVYQKYEPIFFQSIGNPFIFRCLDGVLIDGNDKGISKVVYRSCNGRDRLGPLKMSDSTWLTSEIHNPLAVGQYVNNCSNDRAANVCYQEFDVPAVFPIELKQYLPNIAYSYDKQSPLRCVVLVALRDISQGEELFSNYYTIVS; this is encoded by the exons ATGCCGGGACGTCTGCTGCGGGGCCTGTGGCAGCGATGGGGCCGTTACAAGTACCGCTTCGTTCCCTGGATCGCGCTGAACCTAAGCCACAACCCGAG GACCCTCCGGTATGTTCCAGAGGAATCCAAAGACAAAGTTATCTCAGATGAAGATGTCCTAGGAACGTTACTGAAAGTTTTCCAGGCTCTATTCTTAAATGATTTCAATAAACAATCAGAAATCTTGACTATGCTTCCAGAATCTGTTAAATCAAAATATCAAGACCTACTGGCAGTTGAACATCAAGGGGTGAAACTGCTTGAAAACAGACATCAACAGCAAAGTACCTTTAAACCGGAAGAAATTCTTTACAAGACTCTGGGTTTCAGTGTTGCCCAAGCAACTAGCTCATTGATTTCTGCTGGAAAAGGTGTCTTCGTtacaaaaggattggtaccaaaaGGCGCAGTCGTATCTATGTATCCTG GTACAGTATATCAGAAGTATGAGCCGATCTTTTTCCAGTCCATTGGaaatccatttatttttagatgCCTGGATGGGGTACTCATTGATGGGAATGACAAAGGAATATCAAAAGTTGTGTACAG ATCTTGCAATGGGAGGGATCGACTCGGCCCTTTAAAAATGAGTGACAGTACATGGCTAACGTCAGAAATTCATAACCCTCTGGCTGTGGGACAGTATGTCAACAATTGTTCCAATG ACAGAGCAGCTAATGTCTGTTATCAGGAATTTGATGTGCCTGCAGTTTTCCCTATAGAACTGAAGCAGTATCTTCCAAACATTGCCTACAGCTATGACAAACAAAG ccCACTTCGATGTGTTGTTCTTGTCGCACTTAGGGACATCAGTCAAGGAGAAGAGCTTTTTTCAAACTACTACACAATTGTCAGCTAA
- the SETD9 gene encoding SET domain-containing protein 9 isoform X3 — protein MPGRLLRGLWQRWGRYKYRFVPWIALNLSHNPRTLRYVPEESKDKVISDEDVLGTLLKVFQALFLNDFNKQSEILTMLPESVKSKYQDLLAVEHQGVKLLENRHQQQSTFKPEEILYKTLGFSVAQATSSLISAGKGVFVTKGLVPKGAVVSMYPGTVYQKYEPIFFQSIGNPFIFRCLDGVLIDGNDKGISKVVYRSCNGRDRLGPLKMSDSTWLTSEIHNPLAVGQYVNNCSNDRAANVCYQEFDVPAVFPIELKQYLPNIAYSYDKQR, from the exons ATGCCGGGACGTCTGCTGCGGGGCCTGTGGCAGCGATGGGGCCGTTACAAGTACCGCTTCGTTCCCTGGATCGCGCTGAACCTAAGCCACAACCCGAG GACCCTCCGGTATGTTCCAGAGGAATCCAAAGACAAAGTTATCTCAGATGAAGATGTCCTAGGAACGTTACTGAAAGTTTTCCAGGCTCTATTCTTAAATGATTTCAATAAACAATCAGAAATCTTGACTATGCTTCCAGAATCTGTTAAATCAAAATATCAAGACCTACTGGCAGTTGAACATCAAGGGGTGAAACTGCTTGAAAACAGACATCAACAGCAAAGTACCTTTAAACCGGAAGAAATTCTTTACAAGACTCTGGGTTTCAGTGTTGCCCAAGCAACTAGCTCATTGATTTCTGCTGGAAAAGGTGTCTTCGTtacaaaaggattggtaccaaaaGGCGCAGTCGTATCTATGTATCCTG GTACAGTATATCAGAAGTATGAGCCGATCTTTTTCCAGTCCATTGGaaatccatttatttttagatgCCTGGATGGGGTACTCATTGATGGGAATGACAAAGGAATATCAAAAGTTGTGTACAG ATCTTGCAATGGGAGGGATCGACTCGGCCCTTTAAAAATGAGTGACAGTACATGGCTAACGTCAGAAATTCATAACCCTCTGGCTGTGGGACAGTATGTCAACAATTGTTCCAATG ACAGAGCAGCTAATGTCTGTTATCAGGAATTTGATGTGCCTGCAGTTTTCCCTATAGAACTGAAGCAGTATCTTCCAAACATTGCCTACAGCTATGACAAACAAAG GTGA
- the SETD9 gene encoding SET domain-containing protein 9 isoform X2: protein MVGFGLGTLRYVPEESKDKVISDEDVLGTLLKVFQALFLNDFNKQSEILTMLPESVKSKYQDLLAVEHQGVKLLENRHQQQSTFKPEEILYKTLGFSVAQATSSLISAGKGVFVTKGLVPKGAVVSMYPGTVYQKYEPIFFQSIGNPFIFRCLDGVLIDGNDKGISKVVYRSCNGRDRLGPLKMSDSTWLTSEIHNPLAVGQYVNNCSNDRAANVCYQEFDVPAVFPIELKQYLPNIAYSYDKQSPLRCVVLVALRDISQGEELFSNYYTIVS, encoded by the exons ATGGTGGGTTTCGGATTGGG GACCCTCCGGTATGTTCCAGAGGAATCCAAAGACAAAGTTATCTCAGATGAAGATGTCCTAGGAACGTTACTGAAAGTTTTCCAGGCTCTATTCTTAAATGATTTCAATAAACAATCAGAAATCTTGACTATGCTTCCAGAATCTGTTAAATCAAAATATCAAGACCTACTGGCAGTTGAACATCAAGGGGTGAAACTGCTTGAAAACAGACATCAACAGCAAAGTACCTTTAAACCGGAAGAAATTCTTTACAAGACTCTGGGTTTCAGTGTTGCCCAAGCAACTAGCTCATTGATTTCTGCTGGAAAAGGTGTCTTCGTtacaaaaggattggtaccaaaaGGCGCAGTCGTATCTATGTATCCTG GTACAGTATATCAGAAGTATGAGCCGATCTTTTTCCAGTCCATTGGaaatccatttatttttagatgCCTGGATGGGGTACTCATTGATGGGAATGACAAAGGAATATCAAAAGTTGTGTACAG ATCTTGCAATGGGAGGGATCGACTCGGCCCTTTAAAAATGAGTGACAGTACATGGCTAACGTCAGAAATTCATAACCCTCTGGCTGTGGGACAGTATGTCAACAATTGTTCCAATG ACAGAGCAGCTAATGTCTGTTATCAGGAATTTGATGTGCCTGCAGTTTTCCCTATAGAACTGAAGCAGTATCTTCCAAACATTGCCTACAGCTATGACAAACAAAG ccCACTTCGATGTGTTGTTCTTGTCGCACTTAGGGACATCAGTCAAGGAGAAGAGCTTTTTTCAAACTACTACACAATTGTCAGCTAA